In Sorghum bicolor cultivar BTx623 chromosome 8, Sorghum_bicolor_NCBIv3, whole genome shotgun sequence, one genomic interval encodes:
- the LOC8074895 gene encoding CEN-like protein 2 — protein MSRSVEPLIVGRVIGEVLDSFNPCVKMIVTYNSNKLVFNGHEIYPSAVVSKPRVEVQGGDLRSFFTLVMTDPDVPGPSDPYLREHLHWIVTDIPGTTDASFGREVISYESPRPNIGIHRFIFVLFKQKGRQTVTVPSSRDHFNTRQFAEENDLGLPVAAVYFNAQRETAARRR, from the exons ATGTCTAGGTCTGTGGAGCCTCTCATAGTTGGGCGGGTGATTGGAGAAGTTCTCGACTCCTTTAACCCATGTGTGAAGATGATAGTGACCTACAACTCAAACAAACTTGTATTCAATGGCCATGAGATCTACCCATCAGCTGTTGTATCTAAACCTAGGGTAGAGGTTCAAGGGGGTGACTTGCGGTCTTTCTTCACATTG GTTATGACGGACCCAGATGTCCCAGGACCAAGTGATCCATATCTAAGGGAGCACCTTCATTG GATCGTGACTGATATACCTGGGACAACAGATGCCTCCTTTG GGCGAGAGGTCATAAGCTACGAGAGCCCAAGACCAAACATTGGTATCCACAGGTTCATTTTTGTGCTCTTCAAGCAGAAGGGTAGGCAAACTGTAACTGTGCCATCCTCCAGAGATCATTTCAACACTCGGCAGTTCGCTGAGGAAAATGACCTTGGCCTCCCTGTAGCTGCTGTCTACTTCAATGCACAGAGAGAAACTGCAGCTAGGAGACGCTGA
- the LOC8066969 gene encoding uncharacterized protein LOC8066969, translating to MAPKLVFVLPVVLLGLVLQAILRPPPPKLCGSPGGPPLTSPRIKLRDGRYLAYREDGVQKDKARYKIITVHAFDSTKDFPLPVSKELVEELGIYILAYDRAGYGESDPNPKRDVKSEALDIEELADQLGLGQKFYVLGASMGGYSVWGCLQYIPHRLAGAAMVVPIINYWWPSFPAELSRQAFKRLVVPEQRTLWIAHNIPSLLYLWMTQRWFPSSAAAMHHPEIFSKHDMEVLQKMMAMPKTIENKSRQQGIYESIHRDLLVAFGSWEFDPMNITNPFPQNEGSVHIWQGYEDRLVLVELQRYISKKLPWIKYHEVPEGGHMFMLVDGWTDRILKALLLGEETLDV from the exons ATGGCCCCTAAATTAGTCTTCGTTCTTCCAGTTGTGCTCCTCGGCTTGGTGCTCCAGGCGATTCTCCGGCCACCGCCCCCAAAACTCTGTGGCTCACCAGGTGGCCCTCCTCTGACATCCCCGAGGATCAAACTCAGGGACGGAAGGTACCTTGCATACAGAGAAGATGGAGTGCAGAAAGACAAGGCCAGGTACAAGATCATCACAGTGCATGCGTTTGATAGCACCAAGGACTTCCCCTTACCTGTTTCTAAG GAGCTTGTGGAAGAATTGGGAATTTACATCCTTGCTTATGATAGAGCTGGATATGGGGAAAGTGACCCGAATCCCAAGCGGGATGTCAAGAGTGAGGCACTGGATATCGAGGAGCTTGCTGACCAGCTGGGGCTTGGGCAGAAGTTCTATGTCTTAGGGGCCTCGATGGGTGGATACTCAGTATGGGGATGCCTCCAGTATATACCTCACAG GCTTGCAGGAGCTGCGATGGTTGTGCCAATTATCAACTACTGGTGGCCTTCTTTCCCAGCTGAATTATCCAGGCAGGCCTTCAAGAGACTGGTTGTGCCAGAGCAGAGAACTCTTTGGATTGCACATAACATACCATCCTTGCTCTACCTGTGGATGACCCAGAGGTGGTTCCCTTCTTCTGCAGCAGCCATGCACCACCCTGAAATATTTAGCAAGCATGATATGGAGGTTCTTCAGAAGATGATGGCAATGCCAAAAACCATTGAG AATAAATCAAGGCAGCAAGGCATTTATGAATCAATCCACCGTGATTTACTTGTCGCGTTCGGAAGTTGGGAGTTTGATCCAATGAACATTACCAATCCATTTCCTCAAAATGAGGGTTCTGTACACATCTGGCAAGGATACGAAGATAGGTTGGTGCTTGTTGAGCTGCAGAGGTACATTTCCAAGAAGCTTCCATGGATCAAGTATCATGAAGTACCAGAAGGTGGACACATGTTCATGCTGGTAGATGGATGGACCGACCGAATTCTCAAGGCACTCTTGTTAGGAGAAGAGACCCTAGATGTGTGA
- the LOC8074896 gene encoding uncharacterized protein LOC8074896, which produces MDRGTSTVARRRRGGSPLPGRAPHGSWRGTPPPSVAWVQARRSTECPPAPERPRPSEGREPEVLLWADILGLVLGRLPRVDDRARLPSVCRAWRAAARVHGRPPLPLLVLSDFSFSAFCADGAMTGVRRIPLPRSWEMAAGVRCVGSFDGWLVGVQLNKGRYFGDGRCFLMNAFCQDVVRLPPPSITTHPVDVYSKYLPIANGSGAVQCMVNGAQYQYVMSFWKVVLSSSPDRDCKCIVAAVSVHRSTASLALWQPCQGGCISKFSDIALYQGKVYMFSKVTTNLFVFDISEDVSQVSGLMVSGVERCVTQLPEVKDSYGQRWNIVEWHEKLLLVVIYLGPEGWYSICKIGVFEVDLSINPFRFTEINSLDGDCIFISPCSSNSFRACLYDGVEDDLIYFIDGGLNHSRNASPFDKFVYNMRDGTLAPFAVEIADDNLRAPDGSLMNPTWLFPSK; this is translated from the coding sequence ATGGATCGCGGCACGAGCACAGTTGCCCGAAGACGGAGGGGAGGCTCACCTCTACCCGGCCGCGCCCCACACGGGAGCTGGCGTGGCACACCACCGCCGTCGGTGGCTTGGGTGCAAGCAAGGCGTTCGACGGAATGCCCTCCGGCTCCTGAGCGGCCAAGGCCCAGCGAGGGGCGCGAGCCGGAGGTCCTGTTGTGGGCGGACATCCTAGGGCTCGTGCTCGGTCGCCTCCCCCGCGTCGACGACCGCGCCAGGCTGCCCTCCGTCTGCCGGGCGTGGCGCGCCGCAGCGCGCGTCCACGGGCGGCCGCCGCTCCCGCTGCTCGTGCTCTCTGACTTCTCCTTCTCCGCCTTCTGCGCCGACGGGGCTATGACGGGCGTGCGGCGCATCCCCTTGCCGCGCTCGTGGGAGATGGCGGCTGGCGTCCGCTGCGTAGGCTCCTTTGACGGGTGGCTCGTCGGCGTGCAGCTCAACAAAGGTCGCTACTTTGGTGACGGCCGGTGCTTCCTGATGAACGCTTTCTGCCAGGACGTCGTCCGCCTCCCACCGCCTTCCATAACCACCCACCCCGTCGATGTCTACAGTAAATATCTCCCCATCGCCAACGGCTCTGGTGCAGTGCAATGCATGGTCAATGGCGCGCAGTATCAGTATGTGATGTCGTTCTGGAAGGTAGTCTTGTCCTCCTCACCTGACCGTGATTGCAAGTGCATTGTGGCTGCCGTCTCCGTGCACAGGAGCACAGCTAGCCTTGCCCTCTGGCAGCCTTGCCAAGGTGGCTGCATCAGTAAGTTCAGTGACATTGCCTTGTACCAGGGAAAGGTCTACATGTTTAGCAAGGTCACCACGAACCTCTTTGTCTTTGACATCTCAGAAGACGTCAGTCAGGTCAGTGGCCTGATGGTTTCTGGTGTCGAGCGCTGTGTGACTCAACTGCCAGAGGTCAAGGATAGCTATGGACAGAGGTGGAACATAGTTGAGTGGCATGAGAAACTATTGCTGGTTGTGATATACTTGGGACCTGAAGGCTGGTACAGTATTTGTAAGATTGGGGTATTTGAGGTGGACTTGAGCATAAACCCTTTCAGATTCACTGAGATCAACAGCTTGGATGGCGATTGCATCTTCATCAGCCCCTGCAGCAGCAATTCATTCCGTGCATGTCTgtatgacggagtcgaagatgATCTTATCTACTTCATTGATGGTGGCCTCAACCACTCTAGAAATGCGTCTCCTTTTGATAAGTTTGTGTACAACATGAGGGATGGTACATTGGCGCCATTTGCTGTGGAAATAGCAGACGACAACCTTCGGGCACCAGATGGCAGCCTGATGAATCCCACATGGCTCTTTCCTTCTAAATGA